A single window of Ralstonia sp. RRA DNA harbors:
- a CDS encoding integrase domain-containing protein, translated as MQTRINLKPILANYSLPERFKSEFAVLAGENLHKPHSQTRVSGRALSSISQKQRAQMLLSLAVELREGGFTIMSPYNLAEKHLRWLVQRWVTERNLAVGSVELRLSHLRALCSWMGKTNMVGGIDDYVERPAGYTRSYAAETDRSWDGNNIDALAKIEEIAQTDAHVAIQLKLEAAFGLRAKESWRLRPARDLLPSGYLHVQDGTKGGRPRQVLIEFDWQYDLLAEAAELAACTNPERGSLIPATYTQVQWRRRFYTVLEKHAVTKRGDGVTAHGLRHQFLQQMYQRLTGEQAAIKGGARVLDREAHKDAMTRVVEAAGHSRKEKANAYLSTHSAIAARSRPVVTREMAVAAVAAANGVKLKAAEALGISRPALYRLLAKPAEAGTAAGHRHFTG; from the coding sequence GTGCAGACGCGCATCAATCTCAAGCCGATCCTGGCGAACTACTCGCTGCCGGAACGGTTCAAGTCGGAATTCGCGGTCTTGGCGGGCGAGAACCTGCACAAGCCGCACAGCCAGACCCGCGTCAGCGGTCGCGCGCTGTCGTCGATCTCGCAGAAACAGCGCGCGCAGATGTTGCTCAGTCTCGCAGTGGAGCTGCGTGAGGGCGGCTTCACCATCATGTCGCCCTACAACCTGGCGGAGAAGCACCTGCGATGGTTGGTGCAGCGTTGGGTGACAGAACGAAACCTCGCGGTGGGCAGCGTTGAACTGCGCCTCTCACACCTGCGCGCGCTGTGCTCGTGGATGGGCAAGACCAACATGGTGGGCGGCATCGATGACTACGTGGAGAGGCCGGCAGGCTACACGCGCAGCTACGCCGCCGAGACCGACCGTTCTTGGGACGGCAACAACATCGACGCGCTAGCCAAGATCGAGGAGATCGCCCAGACGGATGCCCACGTCGCAATTCAACTGAAGCTTGAGGCAGCGTTCGGGTTGCGCGCGAAGGAAAGCTGGCGACTGCGCCCAGCGCGCGACCTACTTCCATCGGGCTATCTGCACGTGCAGGACGGCACCAAGGGAGGCCGGCCGCGACAGGTGCTGATCGAGTTCGATTGGCAGTACGACCTGCTTGCGGAGGCGGCTGAGTTGGCCGCGTGCACGAATCCCGAACGGGGCTCCCTGATCCCGGCGACCTATACGCAGGTGCAGTGGCGCAGGCGCTTCTATACCGTGCTGGAAAAGCACGCCGTGACCAAGCGCGGCGACGGTGTCACCGCCCACGGTCTACGACACCAGTTCCTGCAGCAGATGTACCAACGGCTGACCGGTGAGCAAGCGGCCATCAAGGGGGGCGCACGCGTTCTCGACCGTGAAGCGCACAAGGACGCCATGACGCGGGTGGTGGAAGCCGCCGGCCACAGCCGCAAGGAGAAGGCCAACGCCTACCTGTCGACGCATTCCGCGATCGCAGCCCGGAGCCGGCCCGTCGTCACACGTGAGATGGCCGTCGCGGCGGTTGCCGCGGCCAATGGGGTCAAGCTGAAGGCGGCAGAGGCCCTGGGCATTTCGCGCCCCGCACTGTATCGCCTGCTTGCCAAGCCCGCCGAGGCGGGTACTGCGGCCGGCCATCGGCACTTCACGGGATGA
- a CDS encoding PRTRC system protein D: MKAATVAVDVGYGNTKFAFPMGSETKLNMFPSLAPQAAPRALANHGNGFFKARDVITIAIDGVEYEVGPGVSLSSAYGQTGRTLSEDFVTKDEYAALLGGALRLAQVSEVGQLILGLPVHTTQKYASYLRDRFTGTLDFGGEPVEIGSVICLPQPLGALVTFMRQQNTKFDADNAHLVIDVGYFTTDWVVAQGFTMDDNRSGGVPGGSSKIYQQIASLIEQDEGEPVTGIERIDKCLRDKKPMLFFDKEIDLTPYLEKARSVCQLAVKEIQTRVGRTEDIRAIILAGGGSALYVPAIRAAFPRTPIHALSSPCFANVSGFYDIGSTRPVKQK; the protein is encoded by the coding sequence ATGAAAGCCGCCACCGTTGCCGTCGACGTCGGATACGGAAACACCAAGTTCGCGTTCCCGATGGGCTCCGAGACCAAGCTGAACATGTTCCCGTCCCTCGCGCCGCAAGCCGCGCCACGCGCGCTTGCCAACCACGGGAACGGCTTCTTCAAAGCGCGCGACGTAATCACCATTGCCATTGACGGCGTGGAATACGAAGTCGGCCCCGGTGTGTCGCTCTCCTCGGCATATGGTCAGACCGGCCGCACGCTGTCGGAGGACTTTGTGACCAAAGACGAGTACGCCGCGCTGCTGGGTGGCGCCCTGCGCCTCGCCCAGGTATCGGAGGTGGGCCAACTGATCCTAGGCCTGCCCGTTCACACGACCCAGAAATACGCTTCCTACTTGCGCGATCGCTTCACAGGAACGCTTGATTTCGGGGGCGAACCCGTTGAGATCGGATCGGTCATCTGCTTGCCGCAACCGCTCGGCGCGCTGGTGACGTTTATGCGCCAACAGAACACCAAGTTCGATGCCGACAACGCGCACCTGGTCATCGATGTCGGCTACTTCACCACCGATTGGGTGGTCGCCCAGGGCTTCACGATGGACGACAATCGCAGCGGCGGCGTACCGGGCGGCTCGTCCAAGATCTATCAGCAGATCGCATCGCTGATTGAGCAGGACGAGGGTGAGCCTGTCACCGGCATTGAGCGCATCGACAAGTGCCTGCGCGACAAAAAGCCGATGCTGTTCTTCGACAAGGAGATCGATCTCACGCCGTATCTGGAAAAAGCGCGCAGCGTCTGCCAGCTCGCCGTCAAGGAAATCCAGACCCGCGTCGGCCGAACCGAAGACATCCGCGCGATCATCCTCGCCGGCGGCGGCAGCGCACTCTATGTGCCTGCCATTCGTGCCGCGTTCCCGCGCACCCCCATCCATGCCCTTTCCTCCCCGTGCTTCGCTAATGTGAGCGGCTTCTACGACATTGGTAGCACGCGCCCGGTGAAGCAGAAGTAA